ACGTACGTCCAGAAGGTGCTAGTTCTTCTGGATCTGGTCGAACGACAGCTCGACCGGAGTCTCGCGGCCGAAGATCTCGACGAGGCCCTTGACCTTCTTCGAGTCGGCGTTGATCTCGTTGATGGTCGCCTGCAGCGTCGCGAACGGGCCGTCGGTGACGGTGACCGAGTCGCCGACCTCGAAGTCCAGCACCTGGACCTCGACCTTGCGCTGCGGAACGGGCTTGCCCTCGGCCTCGGCGGCCTCACGGGCGGCCTTCTCCTCGGCCTCCGGGGCGAGCATCTTGACGATCTCGTCCAGGGTCAGCGGGTACGGGTCGTAGGCGTTGCCCACGAAGCCGGTGACGCCGGGGGTGTTGCGGACGACGCCCCAGGACTCGTTCGTCAGGTCCATGCGGACCAGGACGTAGCCCGGGAGCTTGTTCTGCTTGATCGTCTTGCGCTCGCCGTTCTTGATCTGCGCGACCTCTTCCTGCGGCACCTCGGCCTGGAAGATGAAGTCCTCGACGTTCAGCGAGACGGCGCGCTGCTCGAGGTTGGTCTTCACGCGGTTCTCGTAACCGGCGTACGTGTGGATGACGTACC
Above is a genomic segment from Streptomyces sp. R21 containing:
- the nusG gene encoding transcription termination/antitermination protein NusG, coding for MSDPNLNDAIESVESVEDELDIVEGADTEDPDEVEAADAAAGEPAEEAAVHVEDESEEDAESDEDTESDEDEAVSEEDAEEAEPEEEAEPVDPVTALREELRTLPGEWYVIHTYAGYENRVKTNLEQRAVSLNVEDFIFQAEVPQEEVAQIKNGERKTIKQNKLPGYVLVRMDLTNESWGVVRNTPGVTGFVGNAYDPYPLTLDEIVKMLAPEAEEKAAREAAEAEGKPVPQRKVEVQVLDFEVGDSVTVTDGPFATLQATINEINADSKKVKGLVEIFGRETPVELSFDQIQKN